A stretch of bacterium DNA encodes these proteins:
- a CDS encoding peptidoglycan-binding protein codes for MRKLAVSVTLTPLFLLALFSVTNAQTSSSLQAELNALLAQLAALQSQLQTTTGSSSGIPTAGGGSAYGSCPNIVRTLKQGMSGSDVTALQAFLAADSRIYPEGTISGYFGLLTQYAVQRFQSRHGLVTSGTPDSTGYGLVGPGTRNLITSVCRSGGTPTPQNPTTGGGCVAGGVLVASGATANFYSVQYVPAGSSCDSYRQTRQCINGTLSGSPSYQYASCGVGASSVPGSCTYNGTVMMNGESRTFYRKESPVFGEQCQSTVRTCSNGIVTGSTDYAYPSCTVATSPASCTLNGVTVAHGQSRTFYKREDVLFGQSCSAFAGTRSCDNGTLSGDSDYRYANCSAAGAKSCTVVTTVGTTTSTTTVAHGTSRNFWSDDSVPYTTSCEAHQLARTCNDGVLSGSASYKYPKCTVVAEKGCDIDGITVAGGATRTFYTARVNANCANIDQQRKCTNGVLSGTASYQYAYCAPSGQRYCVLDGAYVKHGESKAFYTTENPAFGSSCSQFDQMRKCTDGTLDGSASYSHASCTEPTGRSCTLDGKTVSHNQKHTFYSRSTSSNCAQYGQERTCIDGTLSGSADFSRSSCTTASIEGTSQVAAALAAMEELLKDALAKLGSWF; via the coding sequence ATGAGAAAACTCGCCGTCTCGGTCACGCTTACCCCGTTATTCCTCCTTGCATTATTCTCGGTAACGAACGCCCAGACCTCTTCTTCACTGCAGGCTGAGCTCAACGCGCTTCTCGCCCAGCTTGCGGCGCTTCAATCCCAGCTCCAGACGACGACCGGTTCGTCGAGCGGTATCCCGACTGCCGGCGGTGGCAGTGCATATGGCTCATGTCCGAATATCGTCCGTACCTTGAAGCAGGGCATGTCGGGTTCCGATGTGACAGCGCTTCAGGCATTCCTCGCGGCGGATTCCCGCATCTATCCTGAGGGGACCATCAGCGGGTACTTCGGCCTCCTGACGCAGTACGCGGTGCAGCGATTCCAGTCACGTCACGGGCTCGTCACGTCGGGAACGCCTGATTCGACCGGATACGGCCTTGTGGGACCTGGTACGCGCAATCTCATTACGAGCGTCTGTCGTTCCGGAGGAACACCGACTCCGCAGAATCCGACGACCGGTGGCGGATGTGTCGCTGGCGGGGTGCTCGTCGCGAGCGGCGCAACCGCGAATTTCTATTCGGTGCAGTATGTCCCTGCAGGCTCGAGTTGCGATTCATACCGTCAGACGAGGCAGTGTATCAACGGCACGCTCTCGGGTAGTCCGAGCTATCAGTACGCATCCTGCGGCGTCGGTGCTTCGAGTGTCCCCGGATCATGCACCTACAACGGTACTGTCATGATGAATGGGGAATCCCGTACGTTCTACCGCAAAGAGAGCCCGGTCTTCGGTGAACAATGCCAGAGTACGGTGCGTACCTGCTCGAACGGCATCGTCACCGGTTCGACGGACTACGCGTATCCATCATGTACGGTCGCGACATCGCCCGCATCGTGTACGCTCAACGGCGTAACGGTTGCCCACGGCCAGTCGCGCACGTTCTATAAGCGCGAGGATGTCCTCTTCGGGCAGAGCTGTTCGGCATTCGCCGGCACCCGCTCGTGCGATAACGGCACACTCAGTGGCGATAGCGATTACCGTTATGCGAACTGTTCGGCTGCAGGAGCAAAGTCCTGCACCGTCGTCACTACGGTCGGCACGACGACATCGACGACAACGGTCGCACACGGCACCAGCCGTAACTTCTGGTCGGATGATTCGGTGCCGTACACGACAAGCTGCGAAGCGCATCAGCTTGCCCGCACCTGCAATGACGGCGTTCTCTCGGGCTCTGCAAGCTATAAGTATCCGAAGTGTACGGTCGTGGCGGAGAAGGGATGTGATATCGACGGCATAACGGTCGCAGGAGGAGCGACGCGCACGTTCTATACCGCGCGCGTCAATGCGAATTGTGCGAACATCGATCAGCAGCGCAAATGCACCAACGGCGTCCTCAGCGGTACTGCGTCGTACCAGTATGCGTACTGCGCGCCATCCGGCCAGCGATACTGCGTACTCGATGGTGCGTACGTGAAGCACGGCGAGAGCAAGGCGTTCTACACCACTGAGAATCCCGCCTTCGGCAGCTCGTGCTCCCAATTCGATCAGATGCGGAAGTGTACCGATGGTACGCTCGATGGGTCAGCATCCTACTCGCATGCCTCATGCACCGAACCGACCGGACGATCCTGCACCCTCGACGGCAAGACCGTGAGCCACAACCAGAAGCATACGTTCTATTCACGCAGTACCTCCAGTAATTGCGCCCAGTACGGCCAGGAACGCACCTGCATCGACGGTACGCTCTCCGGCAGCGCTGATTTCAGCAGGAGCAGCTGTACTACCGCATCGATAGAGGGAACCAGTCAGGTCGCCGCAGCTCTTGCGGCGATGGAAGAGCTCCTCAAGGACGCGCTCGCGAAACTGGGTTCCTGGTTCTAG
- a CDS encoding peptidoglycan-binding protein, producing the protein MKKQFLTALVIVLCAAPFATSALTGSDVQSRINELLAKIAELNLQIRSLQGQAVVTTPSGTTPNAWGLKHRVCTVLDRSITQGQTNDDVKSVQEFLKQEGYLNAEASGFFGNLTKEALVRWQASQGVIATADARIAGAGLFGPKTKDRLRVWCGGNGTSGTDLTATPQKGGAPLTVTFTSKIGDGTTRPSAYDGQDTVLDFGDGSEAQWISCGETDNAMQQRCANPVSLQHTYSKDGTYTATLKKVGGFCAPPGCPVTVIAKVQITVGSIACTKEYRPVCGMKQVVCITAPCNPVPTTYSNTCMMEADGASFAYEGQCRTGSTDPSADAQCKSWYDGCNSCGRSEPGGPAFCTLKACPAATIAKNAYCTAYFGGSGSGKAPSISGFSGPTSLTTNQSGTWTVKASDPEGQQLSYYITWGDENNYASGLQTSLPVFTQTATFTHSYAVAGTYTVQVIARDAEGKEAKASITVRVSSESGSVACTMEYAPVCGRPAGCANTCAPGMICPAICQLHDAKTYGNRCSLNAAGAEYLHDGECQQ; encoded by the coding sequence GAGCGACGTGCAGTCCCGCATCAATGAGCTCCTCGCGAAGATCGCCGAGCTTAATCTGCAGATCAGGTCCCTCCAAGGCCAGGCGGTGGTCACCACGCCATCGGGCACGACACCGAATGCGTGGGGGTTGAAGCATCGCGTTTGTACGGTGCTTGATCGCTCGATCACTCAAGGCCAGACGAACGATGATGTGAAGAGCGTGCAGGAATTCCTTAAGCAAGAAGGGTATCTCAACGCTGAGGCATCAGGATTCTTCGGTAATCTCACGAAGGAAGCGCTCGTGCGCTGGCAGGCATCGCAGGGAGTTATCGCGACCGCTGATGCCCGTATCGCCGGTGCAGGACTTTTCGGTCCTAAGACGAAAGATCGCCTGCGTGTCTGGTGCGGCGGTAACGGAACTTCCGGCACAGACCTGACCGCCACTCCACAGAAGGGAGGTGCACCGCTTACGGTGACGTTCACCTCGAAGATCGGCGATGGCACGACGCGTCCGAGTGCCTATGACGGACAGGACACGGTCCTTGATTTCGGCGATGGCAGCGAAGCACAGTGGATCTCCTGCGGAGAAACGGATAATGCCATGCAGCAGCGTTGTGCGAATCCGGTCTCGCTCCAGCACACCTACTCCAAAGACGGCACCTATACCGCGACTCTCAAGAAAGTAGGCGGTTTCTGTGCTCCACCGGGTTGTCCGGTGACCGTCATCGCGAAGGTGCAGATCACGGTCGGTTCAATCGCGTGCACCAAGGAATATCGTCCGGTCTGCGGCATGAAGCAGGTTGTCTGCATCACGGCGCCCTGCAATCCCGTGCCGACCACGTACAGCAATACGTGCATGATGGAGGCTGATGGGGCATCCTTCGCATACGAAGGACAGTGCCGAACCGGATCGACTGATCCGTCAGCGGACGCCCAGTGCAAGAGCTGGTATGACGGCTGCAATAGTTGCGGTCGCTCGGAGCCGGGAGGTCCTGCGTTCTGCACACTGAAGGCGTGTCCTGCAGCGACGATCGCTAAGAATGCGTACTGCACCGCTTACTTCGGCGGTTCAGGAAGCGGTAAGGCGCCAAGCATCTCGGGATTCTCAGGTCCGACGTCACTGACGACGAACCAGTCAGGAACCTGGACGGTAAAAGCATCTGATCCCGAAGGACAGCAGCTCAGTTACTACATCACGTGGGGCGATGAGAATAATTACGCATCTGGTCTCCAGACGAGCCTGCCGGTATTCACGCAAACAGCTACCTTTACGCATAGCTATGCCGTAGCGGGTACCTATACGGTACAGGTGATAGCTCGTGATGCAGAAGGGAAGGAAGCAAAAGCATCAATTACGGTACGCGTGAGTAGCGAATCAGGTTCGGTTGCCTGCACCATGGAGTATGCTCCGGTGTGTGGTCGTCCTGCCGGCTGTGCGAATACCTGCGCTCCCGGAATGATCTGTCCGGCGATCTGTCAGCTTCATGATGCGAAGACCTACGGTAACCGCTGCTCGCTCAACGCTGCAGGTGCTGAGTACCTCCACGACGGCGAGTGTCAGCAGTAA